One stretch of Streptomyces agglomeratus DNA includes these proteins:
- a CDS encoding histidine phosphatase family protein, whose product MATLILVRHGRSTANTAGLLAGWTPGVTLDERGAAQAAALPGRLAGVPLAAAVTSPLERCRQTLQPLLDARPGLALHTDERIGECHYGDWSGRKLAELSDEPLMAAVQQHPSSVTFPGGESMRAMQARSVDAVRDWNARIEAEHGEDAVYLMCSHGDIIKSVVADALGLHLDLFQRIHVDPCSLTAIRYTGLRPFLVRLGDTGDLSSLAPRESAGDGDAAVGGGAGAP is encoded by the coding sequence ATGGCCACGCTGATCCTCGTACGGCACGGACGTTCCACCGCCAACACCGCCGGGCTGCTCGCCGGCTGGACGCCGGGCGTCACGCTCGACGAGCGCGGCGCCGCCCAGGCGGCCGCGCTGCCCGGCAGGCTGGCCGGGGTGCCGCTCGCCGCCGCGGTCACCAGCCCGCTCGAACGCTGCCGGCAGACCCTCCAGCCGCTGCTCGACGCGCGGCCCGGTCTCGCGCTGCACACCGACGAGCGGATCGGGGAGTGCCACTACGGAGACTGGTCGGGCCGCAAGCTCGCCGAACTCTCCGACGAGCCGCTCATGGCCGCCGTGCAGCAGCACCCCTCCTCCGTGACCTTCCCCGGCGGCGAGTCGATGCGCGCCATGCAGGCCCGCTCGGTCGACGCCGTACGGGACTGGAACGCGCGGATCGAGGCCGAGCACGGCGAGGACGCCGTCTATCTCATGTGCTCTCACGGCGACATCATCAAGTCCGTCGTCGCGGACGCACTCGGGCTTCATCTTGACCTCTTCCAGCGGATTCACGTGGACCCGTGTTCCCTTACGGCCATCCGGTACACCGGGCTGCGCCCCTTTCTCGTACGCCTCGGCGACACGGGCGACCTCTCCTCCCTGGCGCCGCGTGAGAGCGCCGGTGACGGGGACGCGGCCGTAGGGGGCGGTGCGGGCGCACCGTGA
- the corA gene encoding magnesium/cobalt transporter CorA has translation MRAVIVDCAIYREGCRTQGPSDFSDALSEARAAGDAFLWIGLHEPTEKEFDLVTTEFGLHPLAVEDALRAHQRPKLEVYDDSLFAVLKPVMYEPESDTVTTGELMVFVGDSFVVTVRHGEGAPLAAVRDRLEAEPQVLRHGPTSVLYAVSDAVVDHYIEVGAELQTDLEELEAEVFAPVGRDSTNTAARIYTFKRQVLEFRRATGPLAQPMLRLSSPGLPFVDEHAQPFFRDVSDHLTRANEQVDGLDRLLSDILSAHLAQMSVRQNDDMRKISAWAAMAAVPTMVAGVYGMNFEHLPELRWMWSYPTVVLVMVLCEIGLFRLFKRRGWL, from the coding sequence ATGCGCGCCGTGATCGTCGACTGTGCCATTTACCGGGAAGGGTGCCGCACGCAGGGCCCTTCCGACTTCTCCGACGCGCTCTCCGAGGCGCGGGCGGCCGGTGACGCCTTCCTGTGGATCGGGCTGCACGAGCCGACCGAGAAGGAGTTCGACCTCGTGACCACCGAGTTCGGGCTGCACCCGCTGGCCGTCGAGGACGCCCTGCGCGCCCATCAGCGGCCCAAGCTGGAGGTGTACGACGACTCGCTGTTCGCGGTGCTGAAGCCGGTGATGTACGAACCGGAGAGCGACACCGTGACGACGGGCGAGCTGATGGTCTTCGTGGGCGACTCGTTCGTGGTGACGGTGCGGCACGGCGAGGGCGCCCCGCTGGCGGCCGTGCGCGACCGTCTGGAGGCCGAGCCGCAGGTGCTCCGGCACGGTCCGACCTCCGTCCTGTACGCCGTCAGCGACGCGGTCGTCGACCACTACATAGAGGTCGGCGCGGAGCTCCAGACCGACCTGGAGGAGCTGGAGGCTGAGGTCTTCGCCCCCGTCGGCCGCGACTCGACGAACACCGCCGCGCGGATCTACACCTTCAAGCGGCAGGTACTGGAGTTCCGCCGCGCGACGGGGCCGCTCGCCCAGCCGATGCTGCGGCTGTCGAGTCCCGGTCTGCCGTTCGTCGACGAGCACGCGCAGCCCTTCTTCCGGGACGTCAGCGACCACCTGACCCGCGCGAACGAGCAGGTGGACGGACTGGACCGGCTGCTGTCGGACATCCTGTCGGCGCATCTGGCGCAGATGAGTGTGCGGCAGAACGACGACATGCGGAAGATCTCGGCATGGGCCGCGATGGCCGCCGTCCCGACGATGGTCGCCGGTGTCTACGGCATGAACTTCGAGCACCTGCCCGAGCTGAGGTGGATGTGGTCCTATCCCACCGTGGTCCTGGTGATGGTGCTGTGCGAGATCGGCCTGTTCCGGCTGTTCAAGCGCCGCGGCTGGCTCTGA
- a CDS encoding DUF3090 domain-containing protein — protein MSRQVFLYDPPDRFVAGTVGLPGRRTFFLQASAAGRVTSVALEKTQVAALAERIDELLDEVVRRTGGNAPVPAVAPADVTDSAPLDAPVEEEFRVGTMALAWDGEEQRMIVEAQALVELDVETEEDLAEAEERLLQDEENGPPMLRVRLSGAQARAFAKRALEVVNAGRPPCPLCSLPLDPEGHVCPRQNGYRRGA, from the coding sequence GTGTCCCGTCAGGTATTCCTCTACGATCCGCCGGACCGCTTCGTCGCCGGTACGGTCGGGCTGCCTGGACGTCGTACGTTCTTCCTTCAGGCATCCGCGGCCGGCCGTGTCACCAGCGTCGCCCTGGAGAAGACCCAGGTCGCGGCGCTCGCCGAGCGGATCGACGAGCTGCTGGACGAAGTAGTGCGCCGCACCGGGGGCAACGCCCCCGTGCCGGCCGTGGCCCCCGCCGACGTCACCGACAGCGCGCCGCTGGACGCCCCCGTCGAGGAGGAGTTCCGCGTCGGCACGATGGCGCTCGCCTGGGACGGTGAGGAACAGCGCATGATCGTCGAGGCACAGGCCCTCGTCGAGCTGGACGTGGAGACCGAGGAGGATCTCGCGGAGGCCGAGGAACGGCTGCTCCAGGACGAGGAGAACGGCCCTCCGATGCTGCGGGTCCGGCTCAGCGGCGCGCAGGCCAGGGCCTTCGCCAAGCGGGCCCTCGAAGTCGTCAACGCCGGCCGGCCGCCGTGCCCGCTGTGCAGCCTGCCTCTCGACCCGGAGGGACACGTATGCCCGCGTCAGAACGGATACCGCCGCGGAGCGTGA